The following proteins come from a genomic window of Corallococcus sp. NCRR:
- the atpD gene encoding F0F1 ATP synthase subunit beta, with amino-acid sequence MSAQVPTTGKITQVLGPVVDVEFPPGGLPEVYAALKVTNPNLGAEKDNLTIEVAQHLGENTVRCIAMDSTEGLGRGMPVSNTGAPIQVPVGKATLGRIMNVTGEPVDEMGPVNATEYWPIHRAPPPFTEQDVRVQMFETGIKVIDLLAPYTRGGKIGLFGGAGVGKTVLLQELIRNVAVERGGFSVFAGVGERTREGNDLYHEMQETKVIQTDNLEKSQAVLVYGQMNEPPGARARVALSALTMAEYFRDVEGRDVLLFVDNIFRFTQAGSEVSALLGRIPSAVGYQPTLATEMGGLQERITSTTKGSITSVQAIYVPADDLTDPAPATAFAHLDATTVLNRSIAELAIFPAVDPLDSTSRILSADVLGAEHYAVARRIQGILQRYKELQDIIAILGMDELSEEDKLSVARARKIQRFLSQPFFVAKVFTGLDGRYVKLQDTIRSFKEIADGKHDDLPESAFYMVGSIEEAQEKARKLAAA; translated from the coding sequence ATGAGCGCTCAAGTCCCGACGACTGGCAAGATCACGCAGGTTCTCGGCCCCGTGGTCGACGTGGAGTTCCCGCCCGGCGGGCTCCCTGAGGTGTACGCCGCCCTCAAGGTGACCAACCCCAACCTGGGCGCGGAGAAGGACAACCTCACCATCGAGGTCGCGCAGCACCTGGGTGAGAACACCGTGCGCTGCATCGCCATGGACTCCACCGAGGGCCTGGGCCGCGGCATGCCGGTGAGCAACACGGGCGCCCCCATCCAGGTGCCGGTGGGCAAGGCCACCCTGGGCCGCATCATGAACGTCACCGGCGAGCCGGTGGACGAGATGGGCCCCGTGAACGCCACCGAGTACTGGCCCATCCACCGCGCCCCCCCTCCGTTCACGGAGCAGGACGTGCGCGTGCAGATGTTCGAGACCGGCATCAAGGTCATCGACCTGCTCGCCCCCTACACCCGTGGCGGCAAGATCGGCCTGTTCGGCGGCGCCGGCGTGGGCAAGACGGTGCTCCTGCAGGAGCTCATCCGCAACGTGGCCGTGGAGCGCGGCGGCTTCTCCGTGTTCGCCGGCGTCGGTGAGCGCACCCGCGAAGGCAACGACCTGTACCACGAGATGCAGGAGACCAAGGTCATCCAGACCGACAACCTGGAGAAGAGCCAGGCGGTCCTCGTGTACGGCCAGATGAACGAGCCGCCCGGCGCCCGCGCCCGCGTGGCCCTCTCCGCGCTGACCATGGCGGAGTACTTCCGCGACGTGGAGGGCCGTGACGTGCTCCTCTTCGTGGACAACATCTTCCGCTTCACCCAGGCCGGCTCGGAAGTGTCCGCCCTCCTGGGCCGCATCCCCAGCGCGGTGGGTTACCAGCCCACGCTCGCCACGGAGATGGGCGGCCTGCAGGAGCGCATCACCTCCACCACCAAGGGCTCCATCACCTCCGTGCAGGCCATCTACGTGCCCGCGGACGACCTGACGGACCCGGCCCCCGCGACCGCGTTCGCCCACCTGGACGCGACCACGGTGCTCAACCGCTCCATCGCGGAGCTCGCCATCTTCCCCGCCGTGGACCCGCTGGACTCCACCAGCCGCATCCTGTCCGCGGACGTGCTGGGCGCCGAGCACTACGCCGTGGCCCGCCGCATCCAGGGCATCCTGCAGCGCTACAAGGAGCTCCAGGACATCATCGCCATCCTCGGCATGGACGAGCTGTCGGAAGAGGACAAGCTGTCCGTGGCGCGCGCCCGCAAGATCCAGCGCTTCCTGTCCCAGCCGTTCTTCGTGGCCAAGGTCTTCACGGGCCTGGACGGCCGCTACGTGAAGCTCCAGGACACCATCCGCTCCTTCAAGGAGATCGCGGACGGCAAGCACGACGACCTCCCGGAGTCCGCCTTCTACATGGTCGGCTCCATCGAGGAGGCGCAGGAGAAGGCCCGCAAGCTGGCGGCGGCGTAA